A region of the Geminocystis sp. M7585_C2015_104 genome:
CCTAGTTGTTGAGGGCACGAAATAAACTCCTAAAAGAAGCCAGTATACCCCCTGGGGATGAGACGGCGGTGTCTTCCACCCCAGTCTTGCCAGATAAAATCCTCTGTAGGGTTTCTCCTAAGGGCTTTTGGCCTACTTCTGCCACCAACTGATAGTCTCCCGTTTCCCCCTCCTTCCACACCTGCCACATATGGGGATATTGACGCATTACCACTGCCCCCTCCAAAGGGCGAAAATAATAAGCAGACTCCAGGGTGTTGATAAATCTCTCCCGTAACTGCCTAGCCGCATAACCAATCCCCACCACGGCAATGTCTTCTAATTGTGGTATCAACATAACCACGGGACGGTCCCCTACCAGATTACACAGTCTTTCAACTAAGTTTACCTCCACCGAGGATGGGCAAACCAACAAGAAAATTTGATCTGTGTCACTGATTTTAGTCTCCACGGGGGTGCGACTACTACCTATGTCTGTTACTACAAACCCCGTTTCCCCCCAGTCTCTTCTGGCTAGTGCCGCGGCGCCTGTGTCGGGGAAAATTACCTTTAAACCACTACCATAGTCCAAAAATTCCTGGGCAAATTCCCATGCCAAATATTGTGCCTTCAGGGAGATGTCTGGTATCACTAAATCTACAGTAATTCTTTTACAGCCGTTGGCCAGTGCCACCTTTAAAGCCGATTTGGCCTGACTGATAGCCGCTTCTAAACTGTCGGGAATTGTACTCATAAACCTCCCTCCAAAACCTATATAAACCCCATTATAGCCCTTGTGGAAAATTGAACAGGAAATCTGCAATTTTTGACACTACACCCTCCTGCCAAAGCAAAATCCTGTTACAGTCTCTTCCCCAGTAAGTATTATTTATTAAGGACTTTTTTGTAGGGAAAACAATGGTCAAAATTGCCGAGAGAGTTAAACATGTAACACCTTCTTTGACGTTGAGTATTTCAGCCAAAGCCAAGAAAATGAAGGCAGAGGGTATAGACGTATGTAGTTTTAGTGCAGGAGAGCCAGATTTTGATACACCACAACACATCAAAATGGCAGCCAAAAAGGCTTTAGATGAGGGAAAGACGAAATATGGCCCTGCCGCCGGGGAAATGCCTCTCAGGGAGGCCATAGCTGCCAAACTACGAAAAGAAAACAACTTGAACTACGAAGCGGAAAATATAATTGTCACCAACGGCGGCAAACAATCCCTCTTTAATTTAATGTTGGCCCTCATTGAGCCAGGAGACGAGGTGATTATTCCCTCCCCCTATTGGTTGAGTTATCCCGAGATGGTGACACTGGCTGGAGGAAAATCGGTATTTGTGCAAACCAGCGCCAAACACGATTATAAGATCACCCCTGAGCAATTGGAAGCCGCCATCACCCCCAAAACTAAGCTATTTATCTTAAACTCCCCTTCCAACCCCACTGGCGCCGTTTATACCCCCGAAGAATTAAAGGCTTTAGCAGAAGTCATAGTCAAACATGACATTCTGGTTGTCTCTGACGAGATTTACGAAAAGATAGTCTACGATGGGGTGACCCATGTAAGCATTGGCGCCATCAGTGAGGAAATTTTTGCCCGCACTATCGTCAGTAACGGCTTTGCCAAAGCCTATGCCATGACGGGTTGGCGCGTTGGTTAC
Encoded here:
- a CDS encoding DUF1995 family protein; the encoded protein is MSTIPDSLEAAISQAKSALKVALANGCKRITVDLVIPDISLKAQYLAWEFAQEFLDYGSGLKVIFPDTGAAALARRDWGETGFVVTDIGSSRTPVETKISDTDQIFLLVCPSSVEVNLVERLCNLVGDRPVVMLIPQLEDIAVVGIGYAARQLRERFINTLESAYYFRPLEGAVVMRQYPHMWQVWKEGETGDYQLVAEVGQKPLGETLQRILSGKTGVEDTAVSSPGGILASFRSLFRALNN
- a CDS encoding pyridoxal phosphate-dependent aminotransferase is translated as MVKIAERVKHVTPSLTLSISAKAKKMKAEGIDVCSFSAGEPDFDTPQHIKMAAKKALDEGKTKYGPAAGEMPLREAIAAKLRKENNLNYEAENIIVTNGGKQSLFNLMLALIEPGDEVIIPSPYWLSYPEMVTLAGGKSVFVQTSAKHDYKITPEQLEAAITPKTKLFILNSPSNPTGAVYTPEELKALAEVIVKHDILVVSDEIYEKIVYDGVTHVSIGAISEEIFARTIVSNGFAKAYAMTGWRVGYIAADASIIQAMTKIQSHSTSNVCTFAQYGALAALQSPQDCVREMLSAFAERRKFIYNAISGIAGISAPLPYGAFYVFVDISSTGLKSLEFCERLLEEEKVAAIPGIVFGNDNCIRLSYATDMNSIEKGMNRLANFIYSLTS